In the genome of Agromyces sp. CF514, the window CGACGCGACGATGACGAAGGGCTTGCGCTTGCCGACCTTGTCGGAGATGCGGCCCGAGAGCAGCATCGCGATGAGCGTCAGCGGCAGGCCGACGAGGGTCAGCAGCGGCGCCATCGTGGTCGCCTCCGATGCGCTCAGCGCCGGCCGGACGTACGACTGCAGCAGGTACAGGCCGAGGGCCGTGGACACCGTGTAGCCGAACGTCAGGAGCAGGCGCGCGATGAACACCCAGCGGAAGTCCGCGTCGCGCACGGCGACGGTGAAGCCGACGAAGAACTGCTTCCAGTTGAAGGCGTCGACCGCGAGGTCCAGCGACGAACGGTCGCGTGCGAGGAGCACGAAGAGCGTGGCGGTGAAGGCGGCGCTCAGGGCGACGACGAGGTAGATGTCGAGGCCGACGGACGAGAAGAACACCCCGGCGAGGATGCCGCCGAGCAGGCCGCCCAGGAAGTTCCCGAAGCCGCCGAGGCCCGAGGCGAGTCCGCGGCGCTCCTCGGTGACGCGGTCCGCGACGGTGGTCTGCAGCGGCGCGAGCGCCATGTTGAGGAAGCCCTGTGCGAGCGCGATGGCGAGGCCGAGCACGGCGAGCGTGGGCGAGAACCGTGCCACGACGAGCAGCGCCGAGCCGATGATCGCACCCGACAGGATCCAGGGTGCGCGGCGGCCGAACCGCGAGCGCGTGCGGTCGGAGAGCACGCCCACGATCGGCTGCACGAACATTGTGACGACGGCGCCGATCGAGGTGATGACGGCGAGCGCGCCGGCCTTCGACGATTCGTACGCCGAGAGGATGTCGAGCTGACGCTGCTGGTCGGCCGTCGCGGTGGCGGTGCCGTCGTCGATCGACTGCTTGAGGAGGGTGAGCTGCTGCAGGTCGACGCCCGCGTCGGCTCCGGTGAAGAAGTTCGCGAACTCGAAGAGCTGGACATGGTTCGGCAGCACGATGCCGAGCACGGCACCCCAGACGGCGCTGATGCCGATGTAGACGAGCGTGTACACCGTCAGGTACCGGCGGAAGCCCGGACCCTTCAGGTAGAAGCCCGACGTGCCGGTCTCGATCGGCTCGGTCGTCGTCGGCACCTTGTCGCGAGGCGCCTTCGGTGAGGCGGTGCGTGCGCTCATGGTTGTCCCATCGTCTTCGATGTCGGGCCGGTGTCGGGGGAGGGGATCCGGACTACGCGGACGCCTGACTGCTGAAAACGGAGTAAACCATCAAATCGAGATGGATGCAACCCCAGAAGGTCTCGACTCTCTCGGTAAACCCGGCTCCAAATATAGAGTTCACTCAAGTTTGGTGTTACCTTCGTCGCGTGAGCACAATTGCGACGAAGCGCGGACCGTACGCCAGGACCCAACAGCGGCGGGAGCAGATCGCGCGCGCCGTGCTGGACATCGTCGAAGAGCTCGGGCACGAGGCGGTCACCATCGCCCTCGTCGCCGAACGCAGCGACACCAGCGAGGCGACGGTGCTGTACCACTTCCCGTCGCGCGATCACCTGCTGGTGGCGGCGCTCGCGTACTCCGACCGCATGAGCGACGAGAAGACGCACGCGTCGGAGTCCGACGAGCCGTTCTCGCTCGAGGAGTTCCACGCGTCGATCGAGGCGGGCGGGTACGACGGCAACCTGGTCCGCCTCCTCCTCGTCATGAAGGGGCAGACCGCGACGGCCGACCACCCGGCCGCAGCGTACTTCGCGGGCCGGTACGAGACCCAGATCGGGATCTTCACGCGCCTCATCGCGGGCCGGCAGCGCGACGGATACGCCCTCGCGGCACTCGACGCGCGCCAGATCGCAGTCCAGCTCGTCGCCGTCTGGGACGGCCTCACCAACCTCTGGCTCACCGACCCCGGCTTCAGCATCGCCGACCTCGTGATCGACGCCTACCGGCGCCTGGCCGGCGAGAACATCGTCGAGGCCCGAGCGCTCATCAACCGCACCGACTTCGGTCTCTGATCGGCTCGCGCCCTCTCCGACACGAACCCCCATCGAAGGATCACCAGCAATGACGCAGCAGACTCCCGTTTCCGTCGACTCCGGTATCGGCGCCGGCTTCGAGACCCCGTACGTCGACATCGACGAGGAGCGACGGCTTCCCGTGCCGCACCGGTACGTGCACGGCGGGTTCGAGGGCACCGAGACGCGGTTCTCGTTCGCCTTCCCGCCGGCCGACCGGTACGAGCAGCGGTTCTTCCAGCACGTCACGCCGGTGCCCGACAGCGAGAACCTGGCCCAGACGGCCGTCGGTCGCGAGGGCAAGATCGACTTCGCGATCTCGAGCGGCGCCTACTTCGTCGAGACGAACGGCGGCGGCGCGAACTTCGCGCGCCCCGAGCTCGGCGGTGACATGACGATCGCCGCGTTCCGCGCGAACGCGGCATCGGCCGAGTACTCGAGGGTCATCGCACGGCAGATCTACGGCGAGCACCGCCCGTACGGCTACCTCTACGGCGGCAGCGGCGGCGGCTTCCGCGCGATGGGTGCGGCCGAGAACACCAGCGGCGTCTGGGACGGCTTCGTGCCCTACGTCATCGGCAGCCCGCTCGCGATCCCGAACGTCTTCACCGTGCGCATGCACGCGATGCGCATCCTCCGCGACAAGTTCGAGGTGATCGACGACGCGTACGCTCCCGGCGGCAGCGGCGATCCGTTCCCGCTGCTGAACGCCGAGGAGCAGGCGGCCCTCGCCGAGGTCACGAGGATGGGATTCCCGCCCCGGTCATGGTTCGGCTGGCGCACGATGGGCGCGCATGCGTTCAGCGTGCTGTACGGCGGCCTGGCCATGATCGACCCCGACTACTTCGAGACCTTCTGGACCACCGAGGGCTACCTCGGCGCGGACCCGACCGCGTCGGTGCACCGCGACCGGCTCCAATGGGAGGTCGAGGTCGCCGAGCTCGTCCGCGGCGACGACCACGGGACCTCGCACGGTCCTCGCGGCGGCGTCGACCAGGCGTTCCGCGAGCCGTCGCTCGCCGCCGGGCAGATCATCGGTGTGCGGTTGCGCACGTCGGCGCCCATCGACGCACAGCTCGCCGACCTCGTCGTGACATCCGGTGCGGCCGAGGGGGCGAGGCTCGTCCTCAGCAGCGTCATCGGCGACGTGGCCATGATCGACATCCCCGGTGCCGGGGCAGCGCTCGAAGGGCTGCAGCCCGGCGATCTCGTCACGATCGACAACAGCAACGTGCTCGCGGCGCAGACCTACCACCGGCACCAGGTTCCGAGCCCCGACTTCGCGGTCTGGGACCAGTTCCGGGGCGCCGACGGCGAGCCGACCCTGCCCCAGCGCCCGATGCTGGTCGGGCCGCTCATGGCGATGGGGGCGTCCGGCACGATCCAGAACGGCGCGTTCGACGGCCGGATGATCGTGGTCGCCTGCCTGAACGACCGGGAGGCGTTCCCGTGGCAGGCCGACTGGTACGCGGGCAAGGTTCGCGAGCACCTCGGCGCCGACACGGATGACCGCTTCCGGCTCTGGTACGTCGATCACGCCCTGCACGGCGACGACGAGGCGCAGGAGCACCCCACGCGCTCCGTCTCGTACCTCGGCGCGCTGCACGAGGCCCTGCGCCAGCTCGCGGCCTGGGTCGAGCGCGGCGTCGAGCCGGCGGCCAGCACGGCCTACGAGATCACGGATGGTCAGGTCGTCGTTCCGGATGCCGCGGCGGCCCGCCACGGCGTGCAGCCCGTCGCACGGCTGACCGTCGACGGCGGTGAGCGGGCGGAGGTCTCGGCCGGCGCCACGGTGCTGCTGCGACTCGACGCGAGGATGCCGTCGCGAGCCGGCAGGATCGTCGGCATCGAGTGGGACCTCGACGGCGACGGCGAGTACGACGCGATCGAGGGCGTCGAGGTCGGCGAGGTCGTGCAGGTCGAACGCCGCATCGCCTTCGAGGCACCGGGCACGTATTTCGTCACGGCGCGCGTCGCCGCACAGGGCGAGGGCGACCCCGAGTCGATCTGGGCCCGGATCGAGACGCTCGCACGCGTTCGCGTCGTCGTCGTCTGAGCCATGAGCGCTCCGATCATCCCGGGGTTCTTCCCCGACCCGACGGTGTGCCGCGTTGGAACGGACTACTACCTCGCGACCTCGAGTTTCGAGTACTTCCCGGCGGTGCCGATCTTCCACAGCACCGACCTGCTGACGTGGACGCAGATCGGCCACGCGTTCGATCGTGAGAGCCAGCTCGACCTCCAGTCGAGCGGGTCGGGGGTCGGCGGCATCTACGCGCCCACGCTCCGGTACCACGACGGGACGTACTTCCTGATCACGACGAACGTCTCCACGGCCGACCAGGGGCACATGATCGTGACGAGCACGGACCCGGCGGGTCCGTGGTCGGATCCGGTGTTCGCGCCGGGCTTCGACGGCATCGACCCCGATCTGACCTGGGACGCCGACGGCATGTGCCACCTGACCTGGTCGTCGTACGCGCCCGGACTCGAGGGCATCGCGCAGGTGCCGTTCGACGTGCGGACCGGCACGGCGCTCGGCCCGGCGCGCGTGATCTGGAAGGGCACCGGCCTCGCGTGGCCGGAGTCGCCGCACCTGTACCTCGTCGACGGACGGTGGATCCTCACGATCGCCGAGGGCGGCACCGAGCGGGGGCACTGCATCACCGTCGCCCGCTCGCGGAACATCGACGGGCCGTACGAATCGGCAGCGCAGAATCCGATCTTCACGCACCGCAGCACCCCGTCGCCGATCCAGAACGTCGGGCACGGAGACCTCGTGCAGACCCCGACCGGCGAATGGGCGATGGTCTACCTCGCGGTGCGGGTCGCGGGCATCACCCCCGGATTCCACGTCAACGGGCGCGAGACCTTCCTGGCCGGCATCGACTGGGCCGACGGCTGGCCGGTGGTCGACGAGCACCGGTACGAGGTCCCGCCGACCGAGACGGGCTTCTCCGACGAGTTCGCCGGGGCCCTCGACCTGCGGTGGATCTCGCCCGGCTCCGCGGCATCCGGCTGGACCGAGCCGTCCGCGAGCGGAGGACTCGACCTCCACGCCGACCCGACCGGCGGCACCCGCCTGCTCGCGGTCCGCGCGCGCGACCCCGAATGGTCGGTGTCGGCGGACGTCGACGCCGCTCGAGGAACCGGCGGCCTCGTCATCCGCCTCGATGACGACCACTGGTGCTCCGTCGAGGTCGGCAGGGCGGAGATCGTTGCACGGCTGAGCCTCAGGGCGGGGGTCATCGAGCTCGGACGGACGTCTCGTGTCGGCGACGAGATATCGCTGTGGCTGCGCGTGACCGTGCCGGAGGCGGGGCACAACGCGCCGGTCGGCCCCGACGTCATCGAGCTCGGCGCGATCACGGCGGGGGAGTCGGCCTCGCTCGGGTCGTTCGACGGCCGCTACCTCTCGACCGAGGTCGCCGGCGGGTTCACGGGCCGGGTCGTCGGGGTCGCGCCGTCGTCCGGCACGCTCCGCGTCTCGTCGTTCTCATACCGCCCGGGTCGAGCCGGGTCATGACGTTCTCTCCCCATGCGCGCATGATCACGTCCGACCGGCGCACCGGGTCGGCCCCCGCGCTACGGCGGCGATTCGCGCGCTCGGGCGAGCACGGAATGCTCACTGCTGCCGTGCTGCGGGCAACCGCGCTCGGCGTCTGCGAGGTGTTCCTCAACGGCTCGCCCGTCTCGGCCGATGTGCTGACGCCCGGGTGGAGCAGCTACGAGTGGCGGCTCAGGTACGCGCGATGGGATGTCACCCCGCTCATCGCCGCGACGAACACCATCGGCATCCTCGTCGGCAACGGCTGGTATGCGGGCAACCTCGGGTTCGCCGGAGGTCATGCGATCTACGGCGACCGGCGGGCGGCGCTCGTACAGCTCGACCTGACCTACGCCGACGGATTCATCGAGACGATCGTCAGCGACGAGTCGTGGTCGTCGGGCCCGAGCGCGATCCTCGCCGACGACCTGTACGACGGGCAGACCATCGACGGGCGCGCGGTCGATCCCGAGTGGGCGACCGATCATGGATCCGAGGACGGATGGGGCGGCGTGCGCGTGGTCGACTTCGATCACGCCGTGCTCACGCCGTACGTCGGCCCGCCGGTGCGACGCCAGGAATCGATGGAGCCGACCGCGGTCTGGACCTCGCCCTCCGGGCGGACGCTGATCGACTTCGGCCAGAACCTCGCGGGCTGGATCCGCCTTGAGGTGACGGGCGACGCAGGCCGGCAGATCACGATCCGGCATGCCGAGGTGCTCGAGCACGAGGAGCTCGGCGTGCGCCCACTCCGCAACGCGGAGGCGACGGATCGATTCATCCTGAGCGGTGGCGCGGACGTGTTCGAGCCGACGTTCACCTTCCACGGCTTCCGGTACGCCGAGGTCGATGGGTGGCCGGGCACACACGACGAGCTCGCGTCCGCCGCTCGTGCGATCGTCGTCCACTCGGAGCTGACGCGAACCGGTACGTTCGAGTGCTCCGACCCGCTGCTGAACCGGCTGCACGCGAACGTCGTCTGGACGATGCGCGGGAACTTCGTCGACGTTCCCACCGACTGCCCCCAGCGCGATGAGCGCCTGGGCTGGACCGGTGATCTCTCGGCGTTCGCGCCGACCGCCGCGTACCTCTTCGACGTCGAGGCGTTCCTGCGCGACTGGCTCCTCGACCTGGCCGAGGAGCAGCGGCACGCCGACGGGGTGATCCCGCTCGTGGTGCCCGACAACATCAAGTACGACTGGCTCGACGAGACCGCCGCGGCGCTCCACCGAGGATCGAGGGTCATGGCGCTCTGGAGCGATGCGGCCTGCTGGGTGCCGTGGGCCCTCTGGCAGGCCTACGGGGACCGCACGGTGCTCGAGCAGCAGTACGACTCGATGGTCGCGTACGCCCGACTCGTCGACTCGGTGGTCGGCACACGCGGACTGCTCGACGAGGGCCACCAGTTCGGCGACTGGCTCGACCCCACGGCGCCGCCCGACGCACCCCTCGAGGCGAAGGCGGACAGCTCGGTCGTGGCCACGGCTTGCGTGTACCGATCGGCGGTCATCGCCGCGGAGGCGGCCGCGGCGCTCGGCCGGGGTGACGACGCCGCCGAGTTCGGCCGACTCGCCGGCCGCATCCGCGAGGCGTTCACCGACGCCTACGTCGACGGCGGCCGGATCACGAGCGATGCGACGGCGGTCTACGCCCTCGCGATCGCATTCGACCTGCTCGAGGGCGATGCTCTGGATGCTGCGGGCAGCCGCCTCGCGGAACTCGCCGAGGAGGCGGGCTTCACGGTGACCACCGGGTTCGCGGGCACGCCGTTCATCCTCGGTGCGCTCACGAAGACCGGGCACCTCGACGTCGCCTACCGCCTGCTGTTGGAGCAGGAGTGCCCGTCGTGGCTCTACCCCGTGACGATGGGCGCGACGACGACCTGGGAGCGGTGGGACTCGATGCTGCCCGACGGGTCGATCAACCCGGGCGAGATGACGAGCTTCAACCACTACGCGTTCGGGGCCGTGGCCGACTGGATGCACACGACGGTCGCCGGGCTGTCGCCGCTCGCGCCGGGGTACGAGCAGGTGCTGTTCGCACCACGCCCCGGCGGCGGGCTCACGTGGGCGAAGGGTGCGCTCGAGACGAGGCACGGCCGGGTCGCGATCTCGTGGAACGTCGATGGCGGTCGACTGGCCGTCGACGTCGAGGTGCCCCAGGGGTGTCGGGCCGTCATCCGGATTCCGGGCCGGGACGACGAGGCGGTCGGCTCCGGACGGCACTCGCGCGGGGTGCGCTTCGTCGACTGAGCAGTCGGCCGAGTCGGCCGAGTCGGCCGAGTCGGCCGAGTCGGTCGCGCGGCACGGGGCCCAGTGCTGATCGACGCACTCCCGCCGTCGAAGCGGGCAGCGGGACTAGATCGAGCCGCCGGGCACGACCCTCAGCGAGGCCTGGCGTTCGGGCGCGCGGGCGGTGTCGGCGTGGCCGGTGATCGCGAGGATGCCGTGGATCGCGGCCTCGGCGGCGATCTCGAGGTCGTAGTCGACGGTCGTGAGCGGCGGCAGCGTGAGTCGGCCGAGCGTGGTGTGGTCCATGCCGATGAGGGCGAGGTCTTCTGGGACCCGCCAGCCGCGGCGCGTCGCCGCCGAGAGCAGCGCGGTGGCGACGTCGTCGTTGTAGCAGGCCACGGCGAAGCCGGTGCCGCCGAGCTCGTCGAGGGCGCGGTCGGCGTCGTCGGGCGTCACGTCGAGTCCGACCGACTCGGGCTCGGGAAGGCCGGCTTCGCGGCACGCCTCACGAAGTCCGTTCTCGCGGTCGGCGCCGAACGGGTCTTGGCGGGCGTCGGCCAGGTGGGCGAACGCGAGTCGCCGGTGGCCATGGGCGATGAGCGTGCGCCCCTGCAGGAGCCCGATGGCGTGGTTGTAGTCGAAGAAGTTCGTCGAACTCGGGTCGAGCCCGGTCACGCCGCGATCGCCGATCAGGGCGCGCTCCTCGTCGGTGAAGCGGGTGAGCGAGAACACCGCGGCGGGCTTCATGCTCGAGATGACGCGCCCGAGCGAGGCGGTCGACGGCGTCGCGAGTCGGAGCACGAGCGTGAGGCCGTGTGCGGCGAGCTCGTCGGTCATGCGGCTGAAGAAGTCCTGCAGGGTGGCGCCGAACGTGGTGTGGGGGATCAGCGCGATGACGAAGTCGCTCGATCCGCGCGCGAGCGTGCGGCCCGCCGACGACGGTTCGTAGCCGAGCTCGAGGGCAGCCTGGTTGACGCGATCGCGGGTGGCCTCGGCGAATCTCTGGCCGCGGCCGTTCAGGATCTGGCTCACCGTCGCGCGCGAGACGCCGGCGTGCTTGGCGACGTCTTCGCTGGTGGTGATCATGCGCGAAAGCCTATCGCGGTTGACGCGCGTAACCGAGGAACGCCGGAGAACCGGCATCCGAGTGTCGGCCTGCTGTTGACGCGCGTTACCTGGTGTGGTTTACTCCTCGAAGTAACGCGCGATACCTGATCCATCGATCCGGCCTCCGCACCACCCGCCGATGAAGTTGGAGCCCCTCGATGACGAGTACCGAGACCGTGACCGCCCCGGATCGCGTCGACCCCTCGCGGGTGGCGTTCAACACGGGCTGGAGCTTCCGCACGAAGGTGACCGCCTTCCAGGAGCTCGGCGGCGCCGGCGCCACCGGCTGGACCGAGGTGCTGCTGCCGCACGACGCGCTCATCGGCACCGAGCGTTCGGCCGACGCACCGCGCGGCGACACCACGGCGTACTTCGCCGGCGGCTCGTTCGAGTACCGCAAGACCTTCACCGTGCCCGCCGAGGCTCGCGGCTCCCGCATGCTGCTCGAGTTCGACGGCGTCTACCGCGACGCGATGGTCTACGTGAACGGCGCCCTCGCCGGGCAGCACGCGTTCGGCACCTCGCGTTTCGCCGTGCGCATCGACCCCTATGTCGACTTCGGCGCCGAGAACGAGGTGCGGGTCGAGTGCCGCACCCACCTCGACAGCCGCTGGTACGCGGGTGCCGGCATCCACCGCGACGTGCACCTGATCACCAAGGCGCCGCTGCACATCGCGCACGACGGCGTTCGCGTGACGACCCCGGATGTCGATGCCGACCGCGCGATCGTCGAGGTCGCCGTGACGGTCGAGAACGACGGCCCCGTCACCGCGACGGTGCGCCTGAGCGCGGCCGTCGTCGAGGAGGACATCGCCGAGGTCGCCTCGGGCAGCACGCCGGTCACGCTCCTCC includes:
- a CDS encoding MFS transporter, yielding MSARTASPKAPRDKVPTTTEPIETGTSGFYLKGPGFRRYLTVYTLVYIGISAVWGAVLGIVLPNHVQLFEFANFFTGADAGVDLQQLTLLKQSIDDGTATATADQQRQLDILSAYESSKAGALAVITSIGAVVTMFVQPIVGVLSDRTRSRFGRRAPWILSGAIIGSALLVVARFSPTLAVLGLAIALAQGFLNMALAPLQTTVADRVTEERRGLASGLGGFGNFLGGLLGGILAGVFFSSVGLDIYLVVALSAAFTATLFVLLARDRSSLDLAVDAFNWKQFFVGFTVAVRDADFRWVFIARLLLTFGYTVSTALGLYLLQSYVRPALSASEATTMAPLLTLVGLPLTLIAMLLSGRISDKVGKRKPFVIVASIIMAASFLVPIISPTLPGLFIQVALAGLAFGIYIPVDQALFIDVLPDPRRAGRDLGVANLGSSLGQALGPLLASLVVVVTGGYLGIWIVAVVLVGLAALAIVPVKGAK
- a CDS encoding TetR/AcrR family transcriptional regulator, whose translation is MSTIATKRGPYARTQQRREQIARAVLDIVEELGHEAVTIALVAERSDTSEATVLYHFPSRDHLLVAALAYSDRMSDEKTHASESDEPFSLEEFHASIEAGGYDGNLVRLLLVMKGQTATADHPAAAYFAGRYETQIGIFTRLIAGRQRDGYALAALDARQIAVQLVAVWDGLTNLWLTDPGFSIADLVIDAYRRLAGENIVEARALINRTDFGL
- a CDS encoding glycoside hydrolase family 43 protein, producing MSAPIIPGFFPDPTVCRVGTDYYLATSSFEYFPAVPIFHSTDLLTWTQIGHAFDRESQLDLQSSGSGVGGIYAPTLRYHDGTYFLITTNVSTADQGHMIVTSTDPAGPWSDPVFAPGFDGIDPDLTWDADGMCHLTWSSYAPGLEGIAQVPFDVRTGTALGPARVIWKGTGLAWPESPHLYLVDGRWILTIAEGGTERGHCITVARSRNIDGPYESAAQNPIFTHRSTPSPIQNVGHGDLVQTPTGEWAMVYLAVRVAGITPGFHVNGRETFLAGIDWADGWPVVDEHRYEVPPTETGFSDEFAGALDLRWISPGSAASGWTEPSASGGLDLHADPTGGTRLLAVRARDPEWSVSADVDAARGTGGLVIRLDDDHWCSVEVGRAEIVARLSLRAGVIELGRTSRVGDEISLWLRVTVPEAGHNAPVGPDVIELGAITAGESASLGSFDGRYLSTEVAGGFTGRVVGVAPSSGTLRVSSFSYRPGRAGS
- a CDS encoding alpha-L-rhamnosidase translates to MLTAAVLRATALGVCEVFLNGSPVSADVLTPGWSSYEWRLRYARWDVTPLIAATNTIGILVGNGWYAGNLGFAGGHAIYGDRRAALVQLDLTYADGFIETIVSDESWSSGPSAILADDLYDGQTIDGRAVDPEWATDHGSEDGWGGVRVVDFDHAVLTPYVGPPVRRQESMEPTAVWTSPSGRTLIDFGQNLAGWIRLEVTGDAGRQITIRHAEVLEHEELGVRPLRNAEATDRFILSGGADVFEPTFTFHGFRYAEVDGWPGTHDELASAARAIVVHSELTRTGTFECSDPLLNRLHANVVWTMRGNFVDVPTDCPQRDERLGWTGDLSAFAPTAAYLFDVEAFLRDWLLDLAEEQRHADGVIPLVVPDNIKYDWLDETAAALHRGSRVMALWSDAACWVPWALWQAYGDRTVLEQQYDSMVAYARLVDSVVGTRGLLDEGHQFGDWLDPTAPPDAPLEAKADSSVVATACVYRSAVIAAEAAAALGRGDDAAEFGRLAGRIREAFTDAYVDGGRITSDATAVYALAIAFDLLEGDALDAAGSRLAELAEEAGFTVTTGFAGTPFILGALTKTGHLDVAYRLLLEQECPSWLYPVTMGATTTWERWDSMLPDGSINPGEMTSFNHYAFGAVADWMHTTVAGLSPLAPGYEQVLFAPRPGGGLTWAKGALETRHGRVAISWNVDGGRLAVDVEVPQGCRAVIRIPGRDDEAVGSGRHSRGVRFVD
- a CDS encoding LacI family DNA-binding transcriptional regulator, producing the protein MITTSEDVAKHAGVSRATVSQILNGRGQRFAEATRDRVNQAALELGYEPSSAGRTLARGSSDFVIALIPHTTFGATLQDFFSRMTDELAAHGLTLVLRLATPSTASLGRVISSMKPAAVFSLTRFTDEERALIGDRGVTGLDPSSTNFFDYNHAIGLLQGRTLIAHGHRRLAFAHLADARQDPFGADRENGLREACREAGLPEPESVGLDVTPDDADRALDELGGTGFAVACYNDDVATALLSAATRRGWRVPEDLALIGMDHTTLGRLTLPPLTTVDYDLEIAAEAAIHGILAITGHADTARAPERQASLRVVPGGSI